A genomic window from Variovorax paradoxus includes:
- a CDS encoding LPS-assembly protein LptD, which translates to MNRRRVAPRRSRPPLPLAVLSLALMHAHGASAQTAGNFDAPLTLKRTPLLTETLTPADRGQMPSIVTGDRISGRPDLETVVEGNATLRRGAVSITADRLEYYQPDDRAKATGNVRVNQAGNVYEGPELQLKLETFEGFFNNVRYQFLVNEAHGEAKRIDFVDANVSIAREATYTTCRREDFPGWMPAWLLTATTMTTDTEENEGVAKNARLSFMGITTPPIPSVSFPLSNERKSGLLPPTIGIDNTNGIEIAQPYYWNIAPNRDATITPTIMSKRGINFSNEFRYLEKGYNGTIRFDLMGSDRLMGQRYPDLSSTKRWGVWGTHHQDFDAKALGLDSLSANISINRVSDNDYWRDFTRTPSLAQRQLPNDASLNWSKGDWSGIVRTLKYQNLQYDLSPIVPAYDKMPQITANYNKYDWHGFDVSLNLDYTHFRVNTILPSQLGYDATQQSQPDGDRAMAVASISRPFITPSSFVIPKLMLNAASYNYYLPQSSIPTVTVNGVQYVNGQVYNPSSLYFFPTSSNRVVPTFSLDSGLTFERDANYFGRAFRQTLEPRAYYVYTPYRNQSMLPNYDSAANDFSFATIYTENAFSGGDRVSDTNALTLGVTSRLIDPATGVEAARFGIAQRLRFSDQKVTLPGGTPVTDRASDLLVGAQINWTPKWSLDTLVQYNPDTRKSERSAISARYNPEPYHNLSAAFRYQAPSTPTATDGSKSIDVGWQWPINDLWGDKGKNLGPGKGQGGGRWYAVGRLNYSLQDKKLTDGVLGFEYDGCCWIGRVVLQRITTGQVTANTRIMFQLEFVGFSSIGSSPMQALRQNIQRYEPLRQPGEAPSRFTNYD; encoded by the coding sequence ATGAACCGACGTCGTGTTGCCCCGCGGCGCTCGCGCCCGCCGCTACCGCTGGCTGTTCTGTCGCTGGCCCTGATGCATGCGCATGGCGCCTCGGCGCAGACGGCCGGCAACTTCGACGCCCCGCTCACGCTGAAGCGCACGCCGCTGCTGACTGAAACCCTGACGCCCGCGGACCGTGGCCAGATGCCCAGCATCGTCACCGGCGACCGCATCTCCGGCCGGCCCGACCTGGAAACCGTGGTCGAGGGCAACGCTACGCTGCGGCGCGGCGCGGTGTCCATCACCGCCGACCGGCTCGAGTACTACCAGCCCGACGACCGCGCCAAGGCCACCGGCAACGTGCGCGTCAACCAGGCCGGCAACGTGTACGAAGGCCCCGAGCTGCAGCTCAAGCTCGAGACCTTCGAGGGCTTCTTCAACAACGTGCGCTACCAGTTCCTCGTGAACGAAGCGCATGGCGAGGCCAAGCGCATCGACTTTGTCGACGCCAACGTGTCGATCGCCCGCGAAGCCACCTACACCACCTGCCGCCGCGAGGACTTCCCGGGCTGGATGCCGGCCTGGCTGCTGACCGCGACCACGATGACCACGGACACCGAGGAAAACGAGGGCGTGGCCAAGAATGCGCGGCTGAGCTTCATGGGCATCACCACGCCGCCCATTCCGAGCGTGAGCTTTCCGCTGTCGAACGAGCGCAAGAGCGGCCTGCTGCCGCCCACCATCGGCATCGACAACACCAACGGCATCGAGATCGCGCAGCCGTACTACTGGAACATCGCGCCCAACCGCGACGCCACGATCACGCCGACGATCATGAGCAAGCGTGGCATCAATTTCAGCAACGAGTTCCGCTACCTCGAGAAGGGATACAACGGAACGATCCGCTTCGACCTGATGGGCAGCGACCGCCTGATGGGCCAGCGCTACCCTGATCTCAGCAGCACCAAGCGCTGGGGCGTGTGGGGCACGCATCACCAGGACTTCGATGCCAAGGCGCTGGGCCTCGACTCGCTGTCGGCCAACATCAGCATCAACCGGGTAAGCGACAACGACTACTGGCGCGACTTCACGCGCACGCCGTCGCTCGCGCAGCGCCAGCTGCCCAACGATGCATCGCTCAACTGGAGCAAGGGCGACTGGAGCGGCATCGTCCGCACGCTGAAGTACCAGAACCTGCAGTACGACCTGTCGCCGATCGTGCCGGCGTACGACAAGATGCCGCAGATCACGGCCAACTACAACAAGTACGACTGGCACGGCTTCGACGTTTCGCTGAACCTGGACTACACGCACTTCCGCGTGAACACGATCCTGCCGTCGCAACTCGGCTACGACGCCACCCAGCAATCGCAGCCCGACGGCGACCGCGCCATGGCCGTCGCCTCGATCAGCCGCCCGTTCATCACGCCGAGCTCGTTCGTCATCCCCAAGCTGATGCTGAACGCGGCCTCGTACAACTACTACCTGCCGCAGTCGTCCATTCCGACGGTCACGGTCAACGGCGTCCAGTACGTCAACGGCCAGGTCTACAACCCGAGCTCGCTGTATTTCTTCCCGACTTCCAGCAACCGCGTGGTGCCGACCTTCAGCCTCGACAGCGGCCTGACCTTCGAGCGCGACGCCAATTACTTCGGGCGCGCCTTCCGCCAGACGCTGGAGCCGCGCGCCTACTACGTCTACACGCCGTATCGCAACCAGAGCATGCTGCCGAACTACGATTCGGCGGCCAACGACTTCAGCTTCGCGACCATCTACACCGAGAACGCGTTCTCGGGCGGCGACCGCGTCTCGGACACCAATGCCCTCACGCTCGGCGTGACCTCGCGACTGATCGATCCGGCCACCGGCGTCGAGGCCGCGCGCTTCGGCATCGCGCAGCGGCTGCGCTTCAGCGACCAGAAGGTCACGCTGCCCGGCGGCACGCCGGTGACCGACCGCGCGAGCGACCTGCTCGTGGGCGCCCAGATCAACTGGACGCCCAAGTGGAGCCTGGACACCCTCGTGCAGTACAACCCCGACACGCGCAAGTCGGAGCGCTCGGCCATCAGCGCGCGCTACAACCCCGAGCCGTATCACAACCTGAGCGCGGCCTTCCGCTATCAGGCGCCAAGCACCCCGACCGCGACCGACGGCAGCAAGTCGATCGACGTGGGCTGGCAATGGCCCATCAACGACCTGTGGGGCGACAAGGGCAAGAACCTCGGCCCCGGCAAGGGCCAGGGCGGCGGACGCTGGTATGCGGTCGGCCGGCTCAACTACAGCCTGCAGGACAAGAAACTCACGGACGGCGTGCTCGGCTTCGAGTACGACGGCTGCTGCTGGATCGGGCGCGTGGTGCTGCAGCGCATCACCACGGGCCAGGTGACGGCGAACACCCGCATCATGTTCCAGCTCGAATTCGTCGGCTTCTCCAGCATCGGCTCCAGCCCCATGCAGGCCCTGCGGCAGAACATCCAGCGCTACGAACCCCTGCGCCAACCGGGCGAAGCGCCGAGCCGCTTCACCAATTACGACTGA
- the rsmA gene encoding 16S rRNA (adenine(1518)-N(6)/adenine(1519)-N(6))-dimethyltransferase RsmA: MAHIARKRFGQHFLSDGGIIDAIVREIAPQPGDAMVEIGPGLAALTQPLVERLGRLTVIELDRDLAKRLREHAQLDVIESDVLKVDFAELAARFPAKPLRVVGNLPYNISTPILFHLLGSAHLVADQHFMLQKEVIDRMVARPATSDYSRLSVMLQWRYEMQNVLFVPPESFDPPPRVDSAVVRMVPLSTPPAVDAARLGEIVQVAFSQRRKLLRHTLGKWLQEHGFAGEFDVQRRAEEVPVDEYVALAQAVIP, translated from the coding sequence ATGGCACACATCGCCAGGAAGCGGTTCGGGCAGCACTTTCTGTCCGACGGGGGGATCATCGATGCGATCGTGCGCGAGATCGCGCCGCAGCCTGGCGACGCCATGGTCGAAATCGGGCCGGGGCTCGCGGCGCTGACGCAGCCGCTGGTCGAGCGGCTGGGCCGCCTCACCGTGATCGAACTCGACCGCGACCTCGCCAAGCGCCTGCGCGAGCATGCGCAGCTCGACGTGATCGAGTCGGACGTGCTCAAGGTCGACTTTGCGGAGCTGGCCGCCAGGTTCCCGGCCAAGCCGCTGCGCGTGGTGGGCAACCTGCCCTACAACATCTCCACGCCCATCCTGTTTCACCTGCTGGGCAGCGCCCATCTGGTTGCCGACCAGCACTTCATGCTGCAGAAAGAAGTGATCGACCGCATGGTGGCCAGGCCCGCCACCTCGGACTACAGCCGACTGAGCGTGATGCTGCAGTGGCGCTACGAGATGCAGAACGTGCTGTTCGTGCCGCCCGAGAGCTTCGACCCACCACCGCGCGTGGACAGCGCCGTGGTACGGATGGTGCCGCTGTCGACGCCGCCGGCGGTCGATGCGGCCCGCCTGGGCGAGATCGTGCAGGTTGCCTTCAGCCAGCGCCGCAAGCTGCTGCGCCACACGCTGGGCAAGTGGCTGCAGGAGCACGGCTTTGCCGGTGAATTCGATGTCCAGCGGCGAGCCGAGGAAGTGCCGGTCGACGAATACGTCGCTCTGGCCCAGGCCGTCATCCCGTGA
- a CDS encoding barstar family protein, whose translation MTMERPAEMTLSLRAVRPNIVQSIRAFRVNDLQDAANAAGQHFLYANLGNAQTKQDVLDLIAQQFTFPAHFGKNFDALYDCMTDPLHKSGPQPGFVIVLEQIPANAKFDKEAREQLLDIFRDASDYWGDRKVPFRCFYSFL comes from the coding sequence ATGACTATGGAAAGACCAGCGGAGATGACCTTATCCCTTCGTGCCGTACGCCCGAACATCGTGCAATCGATCCGCGCGTTCCGCGTGAACGACCTGCAGGACGCGGCCAACGCGGCCGGCCAGCACTTCCTGTACGCCAACCTGGGCAACGCCCAGACCAAGCAGGACGTGCTCGACCTGATCGCGCAGCAGTTCACGTTCCCGGCCCACTTCGGGAAGAACTTCGACGCGCTGTACGACTGCATGACCGACCCGTTGCATAAATCGGGCCCGCAGCCAGGTTTCGTCATCGTGCTGGAGCAGATCCCGGCAAACGCCAAGTTCGACAAGGAAGCGCGCGAGCAGCTGCTCGACATCTTCCGCGACGCCTCGGACTACTGGGGCGACCGCAAGGTCCCGTTCCGGTGCTTCTATTCTTTTCTGTAG
- a CDS encoding ribonuclease domain-containing protein: MAAYASITSSVTKFALTSLMLVALTTGAEARGWFGAGKTSTEETIALSELPAQGQRTYQAILSGGPFRYDKDGTVFGNRERLLPPARRGHYREYTVTTPGSRNRGAQRIVCGGEQRTTPEACWYTADHYASFRRIAP; encoded by the coding sequence ATGGCGGCTTACGCCTCGATCACGTCCTCTGTCACAAAGTTTGCGCTCACCAGTCTGATGCTGGTGGCGTTGACGACGGGGGCCGAGGCCCGCGGATGGTTCGGCGCCGGAAAAACGTCCACCGAGGAAACGATCGCACTGTCCGAATTGCCGGCGCAGGGCCAACGAACCTACCAGGCCATCCTGAGTGGCGGTCCCTTCCGGTATGACAAGGACGGCACGGTGTTCGGCAATCGCGAGCGTCTTTTGCCACCCGCACGCCGCGGCCACTACCGCGAGTACACGGTTACGACGCCCGGTTCGCGCAACCGTGGTGCACAACGAATCGTCTGCGGCGGTGAACAACGCACGACGCCTGAGGCCTGCTGGTACACCGCAGACCACTATGCGAGTTTCAGACGGATTGCGCCATGA
- a CDS encoding M20/M25/M40 family metallo-hydrolase, producing the protein MSRSPSSLRLAPFILAALLCASQGALAQSQAVAPTPAQVSPEVDKAYTQLMASPAIQKLLDAVKADHERSVEDLKALTEIEAPPFKEHKRAEAFLARMKALGLTHAKIDAEGNVVGLRKGIGGGPKLLISAHLDTVFPAGTDVKVKEHDGRLHAPGIADDTRGLSVLLSWLKVLNDNKIQTVGDLMIVANVGEEELGNLRGMKAIFRDNLDIDGMVGLEPSSPGAVLVLGTASHRYEVTFQGPGGHSFGAFGQVPSAIHGMGRAIAKIADIRTPSFPKTTFTVGTVGGGTSVNTIAPDARMAIDIRSDDMASLLEAEKKILAAIDEAVVEENKRWNVSTLSASIKLIGDRPGGRTPPDSVIVEAAIRSNAAFGNKTLLRGGSTDANVPIALGIPAIIVGGGGKASGFHSLSESIDVTDAWKGAQNSLVTVLGLVGVQGVSPALLPKRTARTK; encoded by the coding sequence ATGTCCCGCTCGCCAAGTTCGCTGCGCCTTGCCCCTTTCATCCTGGCCGCGCTGCTCTGCGCCTCACAGGGCGCGCTCGCCCAAAGCCAGGCCGTCGCCCCCACGCCCGCGCAAGTCAGCCCCGAGGTCGACAAGGCCTACACCCAGCTGATGGCCTCGCCCGCCATCCAGAAGCTGCTCGACGCGGTCAAGGCCGACCATGAACGCTCGGTCGAAGACCTGAAGGCGCTGACCGAGATCGAGGCTCCGCCTTTCAAGGAGCACAAGCGCGCCGAAGCGTTTCTCGCGCGCATGAAGGCGCTGGGGCTGACGCACGCGAAGATCGACGCCGAAGGCAACGTGGTCGGTCTGCGCAAGGGCATCGGCGGCGGCCCGAAGCTGCTGATCTCGGCCCACCTCGACACCGTGTTCCCCGCCGGCACCGACGTGAAGGTGAAGGAGCACGACGGCCGGCTGCACGCACCCGGCATCGCGGACGACACGCGCGGCCTGTCGGTGCTGCTGTCGTGGCTCAAGGTGCTGAACGACAACAAGATCCAGACGGTAGGCGACCTGATGATCGTCGCCAACGTCGGCGAGGAAGAACTCGGCAACCTGCGCGGCATGAAGGCGATCTTTCGCGACAACCTCGACATCGACGGCATGGTGGGACTGGAGCCGTCGTCGCCGGGCGCGGTGCTGGTGCTCGGCACCGCGAGCCACCGCTACGAAGTCACGTTCCAGGGCCCGGGCGGCCACAGCTTCGGCGCGTTCGGCCAGGTGCCCAGCGCCATCCACGGCATGGGCCGCGCCATCGCGAAGATCGCCGATATCCGCACGCCGAGTTTCCCGAAGACAACGTTCACTGTCGGCACGGTCGGCGGCGGCACTTCGGTCAACACCATCGCGCCAGATGCGCGCATGGCCATCGACATCCGCTCGGACGACATGGCCTCGCTGCTGGAGGCCGAAAAGAAGATCCTGGCCGCCATCGACGAAGCCGTGGTCGAGGAAAACAAGCGCTGGAACGTGAGCACGCTGAGCGCCAGCATCAAGCTCATCGGCGACCGCCCCGGCGGCCGCACGCCGCCCGACTCGGTGATCGTCGAGGCCGCGATCCGCTCGAACGCCGCCTTCGGCAACAAGACCCTGCTGCGCGGCGGCAGCACCGATGCCAATGTACCGATCGCGCTGGGCATTCCCGCGATCATCGTCGGCGGTGGCGGCAAGGCCTCCGGATTCCATTCGTTGAGCGAGTCCATTGACGTGACAGATGCATGGAAAGGCGCGCAGAATTCGCTGGTTACCGTGCTGGGCCTGGTGGGCGTGCAAGGGGTCAGCCCCGCATTGCTCCCCAAACGGACAGCACGTACCAAGTAA
- a CDS encoding peptidylprolyl isomerase: protein MKYIRSIITLGCLAAVAATSGAQGFRSGTGITDIMRAGPRLGPPAARPSTAPAAAPVQRSAEFIVALVNSEPITNTDVQTRVSRLIKENPDAERVPRGELTRLVLERLITERAQLQLAKENGIKVDDVAIDQAEQTVARQNEISMVELRRRVAAEGIAQQDFRNDLRDQLLLTRLRDREVESKVKISDVEADEYLRDQRNQTVKNAALENLNLAQVLVAVPENATDAQVAAAQKKAQDLAQRARAGEDFAKLVRENSDSPDRANGGAIGMRSADRYPSLFVEATQSTAVNGIAGPVRSSAGFHVLKVIAKAQIGSGDATVTQTQVRHILLLNDPKRTTAQAVAQLAEFKRRVQAGTADFAGLARDNSQDGSAKDGGDLGWSRPGQFVPEFEEAMDRLAPGQISDPVVSRFGVHLIQVVGRRDSKLSQSEQREAARAALREQRVEEAFTTWVQEVRARAYVEYRDPPQS from the coding sequence ATGAAATACATCCGTTCCATCATCACCCTGGGCTGCCTCGCGGCAGTGGCTGCAACGTCGGGTGCGCAGGGCTTCCGCTCCGGCACCGGCATCACGGACATCATGCGCGCCGGACCGCGCCTGGGCCCGCCGGCCGCGCGCCCGTCGACGGCGCCTGCCGCGGCGCCCGTGCAGCGCTCGGCTGAATTCATCGTCGCGCTGGTCAACTCGGAGCCCATCACCAACACCGACGTGCAGACGCGCGTGTCGCGGCTGATCAAGGAGAACCCGGACGCAGAGCGCGTTCCCCGCGGCGAGCTCACGCGACTCGTGCTGGAGCGGCTGATCACGGAGCGTGCGCAGCTTCAGCTCGCGAAGGAAAACGGCATCAAGGTCGACGACGTAGCCATCGATCAGGCCGAGCAGACCGTGGCACGCCAGAACGAGATCAGCATGGTCGAGCTGCGCCGCCGCGTGGCCGCCGAAGGCATCGCGCAGCAGGACTTCCGCAACGACCTGCGTGACCAGCTGCTGCTCACGCGCCTGCGTGACCGCGAGGTCGAGTCGAAGGTCAAGATCAGCGACGTCGAGGCCGACGAATACCTGCGCGATCAGCGCAATCAAACCGTCAAGAACGCGGCGCTGGAGAACCTCAACCTCGCGCAGGTGCTGGTGGCCGTTCCCGAGAACGCCACCGACGCCCAGGTGGCCGCGGCACAGAAGAAGGCACAGGACCTTGCCCAGCGCGCCCGCGCCGGCGAAGACTTCGCCAAGCTGGTGCGCGAGAACTCCGATTCGCCCGACCGCGCCAACGGCGGCGCCATCGGCATGCGCAGCGCCGACCGCTATCCGTCGCTGTTCGTCGAGGCCACGCAATCGACCGCGGTGAACGGCATCGCCGGGCCCGTGCGCTCCAGCGCCGGCTTCCACGTGCTCAAGGTCATCGCCAAGGCCCAGATCGGGTCGGGCGACGCCACGGTCACGCAGACCCAAGTGCGCCACATCCTGCTGCTCAACGACCCCAAGCGCACCACGGCGCAGGCGGTTGCGCAGCTGGCCGAATTCAAGCGCCGCGTGCAGGCCGGCACCGCCGACTTCGCCGGCCTCGCCCGCGACAACTCGCAGGACGGCAGCGCCAAGGACGGTGGCGACCTCGGCTGGTCGCGCCCGGGCCAGTTCGTGCCCGAATTCGAGGAAGCCATGGACCGGCTCGCGCCGGGCCAGATCAGCGATCCCGTGGTGTCGCGCTTCGGCGTGCACCTGATCCAGGTGGTCGGCCGCCGCGATTCCAAGCTCAGCCAGTCGGAGCAGCGCGAAGCCGCGCGCGCCGCGCTGCGTGAACAGCGCGTGGAGGAGGCCTTCACCACCTGGGTGCAGGAAGTGCGCGCGCGCGCCTACGTCGAGTACCGCGACCCACCCCAGTCCTGA
- a CDS encoding aminoglycoside phosphotransferase family protein, whose amino-acid sequence MTASPTPASLAPSPAETILWTDPQRAEVFRGWLAAIAPAHQLLPGTVRLASVDASFRRYFRLDSTDPAAPTRIVMDAPPDKENSAPFVQVAQLMAGAGVLAPTVLEWDKPNGFLLLDDLGRQTMLDVIDPAKPDASRPLYDQAIDALIRWQLASKPDVLPPYDRALLERELALFPEWYIGRHRGIAVEGKLKERLERSFKLIVDSNLASPSVYVHRDFMPRNLMIGNGAALGVLDFQDAVYGPITYDIASLMRDAFLSWDEEFVLDITIRYWTAARKAGLPVDEDFGAFYRAVEWMGLQRHLKVPGIFARLTLRDGKPKYLADTPRFIAYIRATASRYMELTPLLRVIDEIEGTSAITGFAYGRV is encoded by the coding sequence ATGACAGCATCCCCGACTCCGGCCTCATTAGCCCCAAGCCCCGCCGAGACCATCCTCTGGACTGATCCGCAGCGGGCCGAAGTGTTCCGGGGCTGGCTGGCCGCCATCGCGCCCGCCCACCAGCTGCTGCCGGGCACCGTGCGGCTCGCCTCGGTCGACGCGAGCTTTCGCCGCTACTTCCGCCTCGACTCCACCGACCCCGCCGCGCCCACTCGCATCGTGATGGACGCGCCGCCGGACAAGGAAAACAGCGCCCCCTTCGTCCAGGTGGCGCAGCTGATGGCCGGCGCCGGCGTGCTCGCCCCCACGGTGCTCGAATGGGACAAGCCGAACGGCTTTCTCCTGCTCGACGACCTGGGCCGCCAGACCATGCTGGACGTGATCGATCCGGCGAAGCCCGACGCGAGCCGCCCGCTCTACGACCAGGCCATCGACGCGCTGATCCGCTGGCAGCTTGCTTCCAAACCCGACGTGCTGCCGCCCTACGACCGGGCGCTGCTCGAGCGCGAACTGGCGCTGTTCCCCGAGTGGTACATCGGCCGCCACCGCGGCATCGCCGTCGAAGGCAAGCTGAAGGAGCGGCTCGAGCGCAGCTTCAAGCTGATCGTCGACAGCAACCTCGCATCGCCCAGCGTCTATGTGCACCGCGACTTCATGCCGCGCAACCTGATGATCGGCAACGGAGCGGCACTCGGCGTACTCGACTTCCAGGACGCCGTGTACGGCCCCATCACCTACGACATCGCCAGCCTGATGCGCGATGCCTTCCTGAGCTGGGACGAGGAGTTCGTGCTCGACATCACGATCCGCTACTGGACGGCTGCGCGCAAGGCCGGCCTGCCGGTCGACGAAGACTTCGGCGCCTTCTACCGCGCGGTCGAGTGGATGGGCCTGCAGCGCCATCTGAAGGTGCCCGGCATCTTCGCGCGCCTCACGCTGCGCGACGGCAAGCCCAAGTACCTGGCCGACACGCCGCGCTTCATTGCCTACATCCGCGCCACCGCCAGCCGCTACATGGAGCTGACGCCGCTGCTGCGCGTGATCGACGAAATCGAGGGCACTTCGGCCATCACGGGCTTCGCCTACGGCCGTGTCTGA
- a CDS encoding 16S rRNA (uracil(1498)-N(3))-methyltransferase, which produces MPRFHCSVPLSAGASLALPAGAARHVQVLRMQPGDALTLFDGAGGEYAATVERMGRSDVAVAVGDHLPVEREAPRAVHLAVGMPANERMDWLVEKATELGVASIQPLATAHGVLRLSGERAEKKRAHWEAIAVAACEQCGRNRVPVIHPVQSFTGWLEANEASAVRLVLSLAEGTRSLADTLQAPNDQGVTVLSGPEGGLSSTEEQQAIARGFAPITLGARVLRAETAALAALVSLAGL; this is translated from the coding sequence ATGCCGCGTTTTCACTGTTCCGTGCCGCTGAGCGCCGGCGCCAGCCTGGCGCTGCCGGCGGGTGCCGCGCGCCATGTGCAGGTGCTGCGGATGCAGCCCGGCGACGCGCTCACGCTGTTCGACGGCGCGGGCGGGGAGTACGCCGCTACGGTCGAGCGCATGGGCCGCAGCGACGTCGCGGTGGCGGTCGGCGACCACCTGCCGGTGGAGCGCGAAGCGCCGCGCGCCGTGCACCTCGCGGTCGGCATGCCGGCCAACGAGCGCATGGACTGGCTGGTTGAAAAAGCCACCGAGCTCGGCGTGGCGAGCATCCAGCCGCTGGCCACCGCCCACGGCGTGCTGCGCCTGTCGGGCGAGCGCGCCGAGAAGAAGCGGGCGCATTGGGAGGCGATCGCGGTCGCGGCCTGCGAGCAGTGCGGGCGCAACCGGGTGCCGGTGATCCATCCGGTGCAGTCCTTCACGGGCTGGCTCGAAGCCAATGAAGCCTCGGCCGTGCGCCTTGTGCTGAGCCTTGCCGAGGGCACCCGCAGCCTCGCCGACACGCTTCAGGCCCCGAACGACCAAGGCGTGACTGTATTGAGCGGCCCCGAAGGCGGCCTGAGCAGCACCGAAGAACAGCAGGCCATCGCCCGCGGCTTCGCTCCCATCACCCTGGGTGCGCGCGTGCTGCGCGCCGAAACGGCGGCACTGGCCGCGCTGGTGTCCCTGGCCGGGCTCTAG